The following are encoded in a window of Kitasatospora fiedleri genomic DNA:
- a CDS encoding protein kinase family protein codes for MGEFPSEARAALTAAEAACGPLELAEISDRRGSAVWKASGPRGVVSIKLGTGEAAEVTAREASVLDQLPDYAVTVGRFDGGVWFVTPWLAGPSTWDVFRPVRKGDGGRGGALAAAVDLCRAVADLHEAGWVHGDLQPQHGIHTERGVRLLDFAWSRQVDIIRGRRSTAR; via the coding sequence ATGGGCGAGTTCCCTTCCGAGGCCAGAGCGGCGCTGACTGCGGCGGAGGCCGCCTGCGGGCCGCTGGAGCTGGCGGAGATCAGCGACCGGCGGGGCTCGGCGGTGTGGAAGGCCAGCGGGCCGCGCGGGGTGGTGAGCATCAAGCTCGGCACCGGCGAGGCCGCCGAGGTCACCGCCCGCGAAGCCTCCGTGCTGGACCAGCTCCCCGACTACGCCGTGACCGTCGGACGCTTCGACGGTGGCGTCTGGTTCGTCACCCCGTGGCTGGCCGGGCCGTCGACCTGGGACGTGTTCCGCCCCGTCCGCAAGGGCGACGGTGGGAGGGGTGGAGCCCTCGCCGCGGCGGTCGACCTGTGCCGGGCGGTGGCCGACCTGCATGAGGCCGGCTGGGTGCACGGCGACCTCCAGCCCCAGCACGGCATCCACACCGAGCGGGGCGTCCGGCTGCTGGACTTCGCGTGGTCCCGCCAGGTCGATATCATCCGTGGTCGACGTTCGACGGCACGATGA
- a CDS encoding DUF6879 family protein, protein MANPIAKAMAEAEFSAVHLEMRDNYTPNDPQFQRYREGLRYGPEDRPEWFHGWTAFAGEAIDRGVAMRRARIVSEPVTEYIRFEHHVTFLNEAVGEQVRWLPRRLAADIALPGTDLWMFDDSKVMFTFFSGDGNVVDREWTTEPTVVQLAKNAFETVWHRATPHKDYVLK, encoded by the coding sequence GTGGCCAACCCGATCGCCAAGGCTATGGCGGAGGCCGAGTTCTCCGCTGTGCACTTGGAGATGCGCGACAACTACACGCCGAACGACCCGCAGTTCCAGCGCTATCGGGAGGGTCTTCGGTACGGCCCGGAGGACAGGCCGGAGTGGTTCCACGGCTGGACTGCCTTCGCTGGAGAAGCGATTGACCGTGGCGTGGCCATGCGCCGGGCTCGGATCGTCTCAGAACCGGTCACGGAGTACATCCGCTTCGAGCACCATGTGACGTTCCTGAACGAGGCTGTCGGCGAGCAGGTCCGTTGGCTTCCGCGCCGATTGGCAGCAGACATCGCACTGCCCGGAACCGACCTGTGGATGTTCGATGACTCCAAGGTCATGTTCACCTTCTTCTCGGGTGACGGGAACGTCGTAGACCGGGAGTGGACGACCGAGCCAACCGTCGTTCAGCTTGCGAAGAACGCCTTCGAGACCGTGTGGCACAGGGCGACTCCGCACAAGGACTACGTGCTCAAGTAG
- a CDS encoding protein kinase family protein — protein sequence MIHLTAPELAARIINGPQPAETTQTADVYALAGTLWTCITGTWPLDYEIAGIGSDAPAEEKRKAIAHRAIPLSDVLPWPSLQARLRHVLLAAPDDRPSAPELTVLVKAADA from the coding sequence ATGATCCACCTGACCGCCCCCGAGCTGGCCGCCCGGATCATCAACGGCCCTCAGCCCGCCGAGACCACGCAGACCGCCGACGTCTATGCCCTCGCCGGCACCCTGTGGACGTGCATCACCGGGACCTGGCCGCTGGACTACGAGATCGCCGGAATCGGCAGCGACGCCCCGGCGGAGGAGAAGCGCAAGGCCATCGCCCACCGTGCGATCCCGCTCTCCGACGTGCTGCCGTGGCCGTCGCTCCAGGCCCGGCTGCGTCACGTCCTGCTCGCCGCCCCCGACGACCGGCCCAGCGCCCCTGAGCTGACCGTGCTCGTCAAGGCAGCGGACGCGTGA
- a CDS encoding GNAT family N-acetyltransferase, with the protein MIELRELAPDDAGPVQRIYSPESVRYLDRGPMDLREAQEFVAVAVAAATRSPRTLHTLGLVVDGDLLGIVKLHLDRPVAAVSYILRSDAWGRGYATEGLRKVLVLGLGHLRLPEIHARHHPGNVASGRVLLKAGFTRTGVRGHSLAYAVRAPLTAASATPHHRSTPWNVPS; encoded by the coding sequence GTGATCGAGCTGCGAGAGCTGGCGCCCGACGACGCCGGGCCGGTGCAGCGGATCTACAGCCCCGAGTCGGTCAGATATCTGGACCGGGGCCCGATGGACCTCCGCGAAGCGCAGGAGTTCGTGGCCGTTGCGGTCGCTGCGGCCACGCGAAGCCCGCGCACGCTCCACACCCTCGGCCTGGTCGTGGACGGTGACCTGCTCGGCATCGTCAAGCTCCACCTGGACCGGCCCGTCGCCGCCGTCAGCTACATCCTGCGCTCCGACGCCTGGGGACGGGGCTACGCCACCGAGGGTCTTCGCAAGGTGCTCGTCCTCGGTCTGGGGCACCTTCGTCTGCCCGAGATCCACGCCCGGCACCACCCCGGCAACGTGGCCTCCGGCCGCGTGCTGCTCAAGGCCGGGTTCACCCGCACGGGCGTCCGCGGCCACTCCCTCGCCTACGCAGTCCGGGCGCCCCTGACGGCCGCCAGTGCCACCCCGCACCACCGGAGCACCCCATGGAACGTGCCGTCCTGA
- a CDS encoding helix-turn-helix domain-containing protein — MRTSRSSSVQQARKALAERLKEIRKDSGLTGPALALACGWSKSKCSRIENAITTPSEQDTKDWCRVCGADDQAADLVASLRSVETMFTEWRRMERSGLKRAQEMVLPLYERTTRFRAYTPGILHGLLQTRDYTRSVLQATQRRRVAVDDVEEAVQVRMERQEILRDHGKTFAFIIEEACLHHGLGGTEVAAGQLTHLIAVASLANVSLGIIPRGYLRHSMHVEAFSLYDSAQANVELVSGYLQITQPSEVAMYVSRFAELSADAVHGAAARILITEAIDSLG; from the coding sequence ATGCGTACCTCTCGCTCATCGAGCGTTCAGCAGGCCCGGAAGGCTCTCGCCGAACGGCTCAAGGAGATCCGCAAGGACTCCGGGCTCACCGGACCTGCTCTCGCCCTTGCGTGCGGTTGGAGCAAATCGAAGTGCTCCCGCATCGAGAACGCGATCACCACACCGTCCGAGCAGGACACCAAAGATTGGTGTCGGGTCTGCGGAGCTGACGACCAGGCCGCGGACCTGGTGGCTTCCCTCCGCTCGGTGGAGACCATGTTCACCGAGTGGCGGCGCATGGAGCGGAGCGGGCTCAAGCGTGCCCAAGAGATGGTCCTCCCGTTGTACGAGCGAACCACGCGGTTCCGGGCGTACACACCTGGCATCCTGCACGGTCTCCTCCAAACCCGGGACTACACCCGCTCGGTACTCCAGGCCACCCAACGCCGTCGTGTTGCCGTGGACGACGTGGAGGAGGCAGTGCAGGTGCGTATGGAGCGACAGGAGATTCTGAGAGACCACGGGAAGACCTTCGCCTTCATCATCGAAGAGGCATGTCTGCACCACGGCCTCGGCGGCACAGAGGTGGCCGCCGGCCAACTCACCCACCTGATCGCTGTCGCGTCCCTGGCGAACGTGAGCCTGGGGATCATTCCGAGGGGCTATCTGCGTCACTCGATGCACGTCGAAGCCTTCTCGCTCTACGACTCGGCGCAGGCCAACGTCGAACTCGTCTCCGGGTACCTCCAGATCACGCAGCCCTCCGAGGTGGCGATGTACGTCAGTCGGTTCGCGGAGCTGTCCGCAGACGCCGTGCACGGTGCTGCCGCTCGCATCCTGATCACCGAGGCAATCGACTCTCTCGGGTGA